gttcagctgtgggctcagccgTTCTTGCTATCGTCACACCGGTAtatcccgccttaaacctcaacactgcaatgtgattggcctgaaccatttttggttcggacacaaatgtttttagccggagcggtacaagatcgattctcatgtgtttgagAATGCACAAATACACAGAGAATTCATCTGGCAGGCAAGGTTAAGTTCCTTTGGCAATCAGTCaatgctttaaaaaagtaaGTAAGTAGGTTTACTTAATATTATATagtaaggcaaaaaaaaacaaaaaaacataaaaaccaaCCTGACCCATGTGAAATTATAGTTGCTCCTTTGTTAAATCATGCATTCGCTGTGATTAACCACATATTACCGGTTCGCCACTGATACCCAGGCCTGTTTATTGAAAACCTGACCTAGAGAATAGCAGTCTTTTAAGTCAAACCTGTCGGACAACAGGAAGCAGGCTAAGAGATGTCAAAAAGCAACTCAAAGTTTTCTGATGTGAAGAAATTAaagatgagatgagatgagCTGTTGCCATTTATTGGTCTGTAAAGAGGCTCTAGAGAACCAGAGCAAGAGACAAGATTCACGCATGAAGAAAACACCGAGCAATTTAGTTCAAACTATTTATGCACAACATATGTCTCTGGTAAGACTGATGGTTACATATTCAGCTTGACGTTGTTCCAGTTTAGAAATTCAGTCAAGAGCAGAGCAAGCTACATACCttatagaaaaatgtgtgtACTGACATGAAGTTCTAGTTCGGTCCACCTTCCTTTCTCCACTGTATCTCCATGAGGAAGCAGAGTTTAGTGACGGCTGGGAGgcctctctgttttgttttggcgTCGCTTTTTAAAGCCGCCCTACAGAACGTTGGGTCGTGGACTCTTAGCCGTTCATGTGAGGGCATGAGGATTATGTATGTGTTCAGGTACAAAACAGGAcatctgaggggaaaaaagcatgaAATCTGATGTGGACTGTCTGTGTTGTGACTGACAGGCTACCTGAACGTGCTGTCCAATAACCGCTGGAGGGAGCGCTGGTGCCGCCTGAAAGAcaaccagctgctcctccacaagGACAGGGATGACCTGAAGAGCCACATCGCCTCGCTGCCCCTGCGAGGCTGCGAGGTCAGCCCCGGCCTTGACCACAAACACCGCTTCGCCTTCCGCCTGCTTCGCAACGGCCAGGAGGTGGCGGTGCTGGAGGTGAGCCGCTGCTGCTGGTAGGACTCTGGCAAACAGAGCTTTGCACTGCGCTCCCCCGTCACTCATACTCTTGCTTTAATCcaggcctcctcctctgaggAGATGGGGCGCTGGTTGGGAGTGTTACTGGCTGAGACCGGCTCCAACACCGACCCGGCCAACCTGCACTACGACTACATTGATGTGGAGACCACTGCCAACGTCATCCAGCTGGCCAAGCAGTCCTTTTGGTGAGGAGAGCAGCGTTTGGCTTTCTCTCCCTAGGCTTACTCACTCACCATCAACAGCCATCTGACTCTGTGTTTCGGTCTCCTCAGTTTCACCAGCAAGCGTGCGGTCTCTCCCAGCCCGTACCGGGACAGCCAAGTCAATGGCTACGCCTGCCCCTCTGGTATGGCGCTGCACTATGACGATGTGCCCATTAATGGGATGGTAAGGATGTCTGCTCCCACTTATAAAAATGATTTCTAATCTTGAGCTTTCTCTCTATTTTCTCCCTTTGCACCAAACTTCAGCGTGTCTTACTGGGATCTATGGGAGAGAAAACACGTTGCTccatggttttcaacattttatacggataaaaatctgaaaagtgtgccgtACATTTGTACTCAGACCAAATTTAGCCCTAATTAAAATCCAGCACAACCAATTTCCATCAGAAGTCATTTAACTATTATGGACAGCCCCCTCTAATCTGagtctaaatgcagctgttctgtaaaggccttTACAGGTTTGGGAGAGAACATTACAGAACAAGCTGCATCatgagaaacacagcagacagaagCCGCAGGCAGGGGAAGCTTTCCACAGAACCACCTGCTGGtcgtgcactccacaaatctggtttaGATCGGTGCATGTCCAGGAgttagaacggcccagtcaaagtccagacctatgTCCAGACTCCAAAACTCAGGTTCACAGACACTCTTTGTGGGGCTAAATACAAGCACACactgcacttttcagattattatcTACGATAAATGTTGAACAGAATCCATCTTCTTCCTTCCACTGCACACTTTATGGATTGCTctctgttggtctgtcacataaatctTGATGAAATACGTCTGTGGTCAGAATCTGACCCGCagcaaggggtatgaatacttttgcagtgcAATGACTTCCTGCTAATACTAACAGTGACCTCTCCTCCATTCTGTCgtccttttatttatgtttcctttttattacTTTTCTTTACCTTGTTTGCATGCTTGCCTGTTCTAACCCCAGGAGCCTGAGTCGCAGTCTTCCGCTGCGAGCACAGGGGGGCGCCAGATGAAAGAGGATTTGCAGTATAAGAACGCAAACCTGTATGAGAACATGCCCTCACCTAAGCTGGCCAAGCGCTGTCCTGCCAAGGTTTCCTCTGCTCCTGcttcgtcctcctcctcttcttctgccGGTCACTACAAAACTCCTGTTTCTAAAATCTCCTCTCAGTTCCTCTCCGCTGACCGTAAACCTTCCGACTCTTCTCAGGTGACTAACACTCTGTTGCTTAACTGCTCCAATCTTTGCAGCTTCACAGCGTCTCCTAACTCGTCGTCCAATTTGTTTTACgtttgttccttttttgttcCAGTTAGTTTTCATGCAGCTTGATATCAATAATATGCAGGTCATCATTACACTGTGGGGCGGCTCCTATATTCATATACAGAAACGTTATTGTAAGATTGTGAAATCATGGAACTTGTCTcattagttttatttagacgGAAATCAGTACTACCAAATCAGAACCAGTACTTATGGCTTCATAGATAGAAGGTCTTGGCCTTTGtactgctggaaggagaacctgcACCCCAGTCTAAGCTTCTGCAGCCTCTCTCCTtcccacagcctgatgctgccaccgtcaTGTTTCACTGCGGGTATGATGCGTTCAGTGAGAAGTGCactgttagttttctgttttgtacgTATGTCACATGACCAGAACGCCTCCTTCCACAAACCAAACCTTTTACTGGTTCTTCCACCAATGACTTTTGTTCTTGCGTCTCTTCCTCCATGCTTTCTTTGTCCTTCAGATCCACTCTGAGATAATTTGGCATTCACATTATTTATGAATTTGATCTAAGTGTTGTGGTGGTGTGGTTATCCTACATAGTGTGTTTCTTTTGCTTCCTTTCTCCAAGCTGCCCAGTCTGTGAGTGTAATGGATATTTTCACATTGGCAGTCTGCCTCTGCTACCATATAAGGCTCCACATATGTTATTATGTTATTACCTCTGCCCCTGCCCACCACCCTTTGATGTGTGTTCAAGTGTTAACATTGACCACAGACCACAAAATGCTGCTAGGTTACATAAAGGATTTCGTTCATAGAGGTGTACAACCGTTTTTATCCCCTGAGAATTCACctaatttattacatttagatgatattattattaatattcaaaGACTAAATCAACTGAAATTGTGGAATAATCAAAATAATCATTTATAAAATAGCTAAGTATCCTAAAGATTTTTATAACTGTAAACATTCATTATAGTGGATGAAAAATCTGCTTCAGCTCCCTCAGCAGTTGGTTCTGGTTTTATGGTGCACTTATGTATAGTTGTGGTTAATTCTCCCTTCAATTGGTTGCAATTTACAGCAACAGTGTTCTTACTAAAAGCTTTGATCATTTCATTTTACAACACTGTACACATTGTACAGAAAAGGGGGGTGCTGTGAAGCACAGCAGGAAGCGAAAGAACAGGAAGAGGCTGGCCTGTGTGGAGCCCACCAAAAgacattttatcttaattttgggGCAAATAGTTCAACAGTTATAAATtgataggtttgtaaactcctCATCTTCTCTGCTCCTAAGTCTGCCCTTGtggtggacagtttttcttaCTGCACACAACCCCACCCCCTCAAGTCCCAAGAAAGCAGACCAAAGTACTGGGTGACTTGAAGGACCAAAGTCCCAGGAAAGTAAAGTGCAGGGAAACTGAAAATAGTcgggtaaatgtgtatggaaacGCTCCCCGTGATTTAAgtggcaatggaaaaggggctctTAACATAGCAGCTAACATCTAATTGTTAGCCAGCTGTAGTGTTCTTAGAGTGCTTGAAAAGCATCTGTCCCTTGTCTTTTATTCTGTCACAGTAGGCCTTGGTTGCACAACAtaatttttggtcattttgttgtatttctgctGTCTCTGTAAACCATGTTGCATGTATTCTCTGAAAACGACAGGATTTAAAAAGATCCCAGTCGCCATTGTCTGCCTGTATGGGGAATCCCTGGCAAATTCACGTTGCACAGTAACCGAGTGGGGAGTGTTTGTATGCATGTGCTTTTTGAATAGGAACATACTGCCTGCTAGTGGCATGGCATGGAAATTGTACCGTTTTTAACAATTCTACTAATGTTTGCACTTCGTAATCAAAAAACTGTCAGTAGATGTATTAGAAATTCTATTCTGTTCTTCTTATTTGTTCTATTCAGTAACCTGATAGGTTCCTGTTTTGTTATATCTTTTACATATAATTTGTGAGAAAAgcctttttcttgtttattcagTCAATATTTAATACAGGTAGCACAAtaaattgataaaatataaCGATGTGCCCTTTTTTAAAGGCTGTGtattgtaaaaattaaaataaataaaaattgccaTTCATATTATGGAAAAATCTTTGTGATACAAGAGAAAACCcaggtttttaagaaaatggctGCTAATCTATTAATCGTTAGTCAATTATGAAATCATTAAACTTTTGATTAACTCATTAATGGATAACTTGCATCCATTGTCAAGACATTATTTAGATTGGTTGAGTTTAGTCTTaatctttgatttttattctgttgttcATACTTGATATCTTTCATCCAGTTTTACAGGTATACTTAGTGTCTGAGTTATAGCTTTAAGTGGCTGAGAAGAAACTGAATTGCTTTTTAATTTCAAGGGTTTTATGATGAGATATTAaaacagtcatttaaaaaagtCTCCCtcatccctgtttttttttttattgctatagtTCAAGGGAAAGAAGGGCACAAGCAGCAACGGAATGGGATCCAAACAGAAAGCGGAGCCAAAGAGTCATGCCAAGAAGAACGGAGTCAGTGGGGCGAATGGGACGGCTACTTTGAAACGCAACAACTCCAGTAAGTGGTGTGACCACAGGACCATCTCTGGTTTCTCCTGTGGAACATCACGAACTCACGTTAAGTTAAAAGGCAGTGAACGACAGGGTGTCTGGCTCCTCTGTTTATTCTAGCTGAACAATTTCTCTAAATTACAGTTGGTTTAAGTAGGGGGAGTAAATCAGCTGAAAACCTAAAAGTTGTCCTAACTCGTGTGACGCAAAGATTTGCATTGAAAGTATTTCTACGTTTTTCTGTTGGATGTGTGAATGAGCAGGTTTGTAACCCCTCCTGTAACCATTCCTGCAAATGTCAGAAAAAACGTACTGCAGCCCTCACGTCATTTTTTTACTGAGAACACCAGCGGCAGCATTTTGATCCAGGCTTTCTTCCTGAACTTAGCtctcacaggaaaaaaaaaaaaaaaggttaccaTTACTCAGGTTTCCAGGAATGCATGGGTTAGCTCTGCTAATTAAGGATGATTGAAGCCTGCGGCTGAGAGTTCACTGGGTTGCTGGGCGGTTGACATCATACTGCCTTCTCAATGTCCTCTATTAGACAGTTTAACAGCCAGTCTTCGTTGTGCAGACGGGGAGCAGTGCAAGTATGGCAAGAACCGCGTCGAGGCTGACGCCAAGCGACTGCAGGCCAAAGAGGAGGAGCTGATGAAGAAGAAGCAGGAGATCAGGAACCATCTGATCCAGCTGAAGAAGGAGAGGAGAGACCTGCGCACTGCTGTGGAGGCTGCTGCAGGTCAGGAACTAATAACACGGGAAATTTGTCTGAGTACGTTTTACTCAGTTTGAGTAAATTTGACTCGGACATATTAACTGTGAAACAGGGGAAGTTttgcttttcaattcaattaaattttatttatatagcggcaattcataaaacatgtcatctcaaggcattttccaaagacaaattcaatcagattatacagactggtcaaaaaaaattcctatctaaggaaacccagcagattacatcaactcttgacaagcagcattcactcctcctgaaggaacGTAgtgccacagggagagtcgtctgcattgtccatggctttgcagcaatccttcatactcaGCAAGCATGatgcgacagtggaaagaaaaactccccattaacaggaaggaaaacctccagcagaaccagaaccgggctcagtatgaacggtcatctgcctcgactgactgggggttacagaagacagagcagagacacaataagagagacaaaaaagcataaaagcaaacattgatccagtaatctgttctatattagatgataatagcgggtaATCTGTCTTCTCTAgctgatgtcacagctaacagaatgccagaccaggtgtacctactgtgatgaaaaaagagagagaacaaaaagttaaaagctgaaataacaacaagcaatgcaaactagagaacagtagaaatcattagcgtgagagaaatagaccccaatgtcctccagtagcctaaggctatagcagcataactatagagatagctcagagtaacatgagccactctagttataagctttgtcaaaaaggaaagttttaagattagtcttaaaagtagacagggtgtctgcctcacggaccaaaactgggagttggttccacaggagaggagcctgatagctaaaggatctgcctcccattctacttttagagactctaggaaccaccagtagacctgcagtctgagagcgaagtgctctgttaggaacatacggggtaatcagagctctgatatatgatggagcttgattattaagggctttatacgttagaagtagaattttaaattctattcttgatttaacaggaagccaatgaagggaagctaaaattggagaaatatgatccctcttgttgatttttatcagaactcttgctgcagcattttggatcagctgaagacttttaactgcattttgtggacttcctgatagtaaagaattacaatagtccagccttgaattaacaaatgcatggactagtttttcagcatcacccctggacagaatatttctaattttggcaatattccacacgtgaaaaaaggaaactctgatagtgaggaaattaaaagggggacagactctttaaagtttgataaagcattatctgataaagatctactataatggaaacCTCTTTTGGGGGTAAGGAACTCagattaaactaaaatgttattaaaaatgatcagataggacagggatgtgaggaaatactgttaattcttcaaaattgatgccatatgtcagcacaaggtctaaagtatggagccaagagtgtgtcggtttatgcacattttgagcaaaacctattgaatctaggatagttttaaaggctacgctaaggttatcatattcagtgtcaacatgaatgttgaaatcccccactGTAATatccttgtcagtgtttatcaccaaatcagataagaagtctgagaactgatccagaaactgagagtaagggcctggtgaacaatacaaaacaacaaacagaagaggttttattgctttgccgtttggatgagggaaattgagggttaaatgttcaaaataattgtacttagttattaattggcttgggactaattaataaatcagactgaaagatggttgctactcctcctcttctcgtagatctgggaatgtggaaatttaaataattggagggagttgactcatttatactaacgtagtcctcttgtagccaggtttctgtgagacaaaataaatcaatctgattatcagattGATTTAACAGAATTCattaacaaagtctttggagggagagaccttatatttaatagaccacatttaattcttttattgtttggttcaagttgatttgtattgatttttattcgatttttatgatttagtccttttagatcagtttttgatctgttcagttttggccgtgggaaagacaccctCTCAATAGGGtttaatgggtgggtaacagtacagaagctgcagagaggtgtgttaaactacggctctgcttcctggtctggaccctgggttgtcagcttTGGGAAGAAGCCTCCTCTTAGTGTGACTTTGTTAAACTTGTAATTGCTGTGTCTGACCCGACCAGGCAAACGTTCACAGGCGTCGCTGCTGGAACGCCTGAAGAAGGTGGAAGAGGACTGCAAGCTGAGGGAAGAGGAGCGAGTGAACCTTGAGCTGGAGCTCACTGAGGTCAAGGAGAGTCTGAAGAAAGCTCTGAGCGGGGGTGTGACCCTGGGCCTAACCATCGAACCCAAAGCTGCCTCCTCCGGCCCGCAGGTCAGAATTCAGCTTCATTTGTCATCCTCCACTTCTTCACTGACAGCTGACCAAGGTGGCAGCCTAAACCTTCTATATTTCCCTCCTCAATGCATGTTACTGTAGTCTCCAGCCATGCTGCGGCGAACCCAGGAGTCCTCTCCCTTCTCCAGCTGCGATACCAGTGACACAGAGTCCTGCACACTGCCGGTCAACAGCGCATCGCTGCTGCGCCGGCAGCAGAGCAGCCAGAAGCCCTCGCCGGTCAGAGGACATGTCCTCAGGAAGGCTAAGGTCAGAGTTCACTCTGCAGACTGACTTCACCACTGGTCTTCCTGTAGCTCAGCTAAAGAGGGGGCGGGAAAGTGGAGCATACAGCGTAAACTAACCTGAAGTAGCTCAAATTCTCTGCTCGCCAAATGGACCGGACTGCAGAGATGCCAGAaaagcaacttttatttgtaagatGAGTAGCAAATTATTACTTAACCAGGTCAATTGcatatcattattattaacaaCTGCTGTCTTTGATCTAGCTCGGTGTATTTAAAAATTCTGGAACATGATGAAAGCAACGCATTGAAAAAATGTTGGGAGCAGTTTACATATATAGAGACGTGTGGTACATATAGCAGCATTAGAGCAGTCTTTGAGCAGGTTACCTGGGTTAAAGTTAGGATGTCATGATTGGATTCATAAGTAAATAAACCAAATACTGTACATTATATTGTATACATAGACGCCTCATTACATGCTGGAGCTCATCCTGCatcaccgccatatt
The DNA window shown above is from Fundulus heteroclitus isolate FHET01 chromosome 14, MU-UCD_Fhet_4.1, whole genome shotgun sequence and carries:
- the afap1 gene encoding actin filament-associated protein 1 isoform X3 — encoded protein: MEKEPSDRAMEELVTELRLFLDLLDREYLSAGVREKKVHLSNILHRVLLDKEPSFKSEIHSGLPAPPQMPLPEIPHPWLAPNSDPPPLPSSSLPEGYYEEAVPLSPGKAPEYITSNYDSDAMSSSYESYDEEEEDGKSQKMRHQWPSEEASMDLVKDARICAFLLRKKRFGQWSKLLCVIKDNKLLCYKSSKDQTPQMELTLSGCSIMHIPKDGKKKKHELKIVHQGADALVLAVQSKEQAEEWLKVMREVCVNGSADLDGAASGLPVFKTELEKRASCDRPSSDGEATHENGHSDSKDQGKAKKNSKSEQKTGTVGKGASKKITKIISLGKKKPSTDEQTSSAEEDVPTCGYLNVLSNNRWRERWCRLKDNQLLLHKDRDDLKSHIASLPLRGCEVSPGLDHKHRFAFRLLRNGQEVAVLEASSSEEMGRWLGVLLAETGSNTDPANLHYDYIDVETTANVIQLAKQSFCFTSKRAVSPSPYRDSQVNGYACPSGMALHYDDVPINGMEPESQSSAASTGGRQMKEDLQYKNANLYENMPSPKLAKRCPAKVSSAPASSSSSSSAGHYKTPVSKISSQFLSADRKPSDSSQFKGKKGTSSNGMGSKQKAEPKSHAKKNGVSGANGTATLKRNNSNGEQCKYGKNRVEADAKRLQAKEEELMKKKQEIRNHLIQLKKERRDLRTAVEAAAGKRSQASLLERLKKVEEDCKLREEERVNLELELTEVKESLKKALSGGVTLGLTIEPKAASSGPQSPAMLRRTQESSPFSSCDTSDTESCTLPVNSASLLRRQQSSQKPSPVRGHVLRKAKEWEQKSGT
- the afap1 gene encoding actin filament-associated protein 1 isoform X1, giving the protein MRSEPVLFASSRAMEELVTELRLFLDLLDREYLSAGVREKKVHLSNILHRVLLDKEPSFKSEIHSGLPAPPQMPLPEIPHPWLAPNSDPPPLPSSSLPEGYYEEAVPLSPGKAPEYITSNYDSDAMSSSYESYDEEEEDGKSQKMRHQWPSEEASMDLVKDARICAFLLRKKRFGQWSKLLCVIKDNKLLCYKSSKDQTPQMELTLSGCSIMHIPKDGKKKKHELKIVHQGADALVLAVQSKEQAEEWLKVMREVCVNGSADLDGAASGLPVFKTELEKRASCDRPSSDGEATHENGHSDSKDQGKAKKNSKSEQKTGTVGKGASKKITKIISLGKKKPSTDEQTSSAEEDVPTCGYLNVLSNNRWRERWCRLKDNQLLLHKDRDDLKSHIASLPLRGCEVSPGLDHKHRFAFRLLRNGQEVAVLEASSSEEMGRWLGVLLAETGSNTDPANLHYDYIDVETTANVIQLAKQSFCFTSKRAVSPSPYRDSQVNGYACPSGMALHYDDVPINGMEPESQSSAASTGGRQMKEDLQYKNANLYENMPSPKLAKRCPAKVSSAPASSSSSSSAGHYKTPVSKISSQFLSADRKPSDSSQFKGKKGTSSNGMGSKQKAEPKSHAKKNGVSGANGTATLKRNNSNGEQCKYGKNRVEADAKRLQAKEEELMKKKQEIRNHLIQLKKERRDLRTAVEAAAGKRSQASLLERLKKVEEDCKLREEERVNLELELTEVKESLKKALSGGVTLGLTIEPKAASSGPQSPAMLRRTQESSPFSSCDTSDTESCTLPVNSASLLRRQQSSQKPSPVRGHVLRKAKEWEQKSGT
- the afap1 gene encoding actin filament-associated protein 1 isoform X2, with the translated sequence MEKEPSDRAMEELVTELRLFLDLLDREYLSAGVREKKVHLSNILHRVLLDKEPSFKSEIHSGLPAPPQMPLPEIPHPWLAPNSDPPPLPSSSLPEGYYEEAVPLSPGKAPEYITSNYDSDAMSSSYESYDEEEEDGKSQKMRHQWPSEEASMDLVKDARICAFLLRKKRFGQWSKLLCVIKDNKLLCYKSSKDQTPQMELTLSGCSIMHIPKDGKKKKHELKIVHQGADALVLAVQSKEQAEEWLKVMREVCVNGSADLDGAASGLPVFKTELEKRASCDRPSSDGEATHENGHSDSKDQGKAKKNSKSEQKTGTVGKGASKKITKIISLGKKKPSTDEQTSSAEEDVPTCGYLNVLSNNRWRERWCRLKDNQLLLHKDRDDLKSHIASLPLRGCEVSPGLDHKHRFAFRLLRNGQEVAVLEASSSEEMGRWLGVLLAETGSNTDPANLHYDYIDVETTANVIQLAKQSFCFTSKRAVSPSPYRDSQVNGYACPSGMALHYDDVPINGMFKGKKGTSSNGMGSKQKAEPKSHAKKNGVSGANGTATLKRNNSNGEQCKYGKNRVEADAKRLQAKEEELMKKKQEIRNHLIQLKKERRDLRTAVEAAAGKRSQASLLERLKKVEEDCKLREEERVNLELELTEVKESLKKALSGGVTLGLTIEPKAASSGPQSPAMLRRTQESSPFSSCDTSDTESCTLPVNSASLLRRQQSSQKPSPVRGHVLRKAKEWEQKSGT